The following coding sequences are from one Capsicum annuum cultivar UCD-10X-F1 chromosome 3, UCD10Xv1.1, whole genome shotgun sequence window:
- the LOC107861626 gene encoding triacylglycerol lipase OBL1, which produces MEVNGAVSIPNTGNSRFLIVSHQTGGIVDLLRFVVLGNKESADKFLQYSDGGVVEHLQRADDSGRGGGGAVPDHRWIIFVSVIVRKLIAIFGKPMEWFGYILEFILNLLSLNGNFFGLFYNILHGKVVMPQRGSETFISAIGHLDGRINLYKSETLNKEIGEPDFWQKNVQLGIGHRALMDLCMMASKLAYENAKVVQNVVNIHWKMHFVDFYNCWNDFQKEMSTQVFILCDKPKDANLIVISFRGTEPFDADDWITDFDYSWYEIPKLGKVHMGFLEALGLGSRAKASTFHEQLFMNNLKFTKLENDATIAPSESSESSTTFNDSDGQSVSDQSSDSERLTDTGSKKFKLDIPERTAYYVVRSKLKRLLKEHSNAKFVVTGHSLGGALAILFPTVLVLHEEMNVMERLLGIYTYGQPRVGNRQLGRFMEAHLEHPVPKYFRVVYSNDLVPRLPYDNKTFLFKHFGICQYYNSLYIEQNVDEEPNRNYFGLRFLIPLYLNAWWELIRSLAMGHMYGSEYEECWESVLLRALGLFLPGISEHSPVDYVNSIRLGKKRSA; this is translated from the exons ATGGAGGTGAATGGGGCGGTCAGCATTCCCAATACTGGGAATTCTCGTTTTTTGATTGTGAGTCATCAAACTGGTGGAATTGTTGACCTCCTACGCTTCGTTGTATTGGGTAACAAAGAAAGCGCTGATAAATTTCTTCAGTATTCCGACGGTGGTGTGGTGGAACACTTGCAACGTGCCGATGACAGTGGCAGAGGTGGTGGTGGAGCGGTGCCTGATCATAGATGGATTATATTTGTGTCCGTTATAGTGAGGAAATTAATCGCCATTTTCGGCAAACCCATGGAGTGGTTTGGATATATCTTAGAGTTCATCCTCAACCTTCTCTCTCTCAATGGCAACTTTTTTGGCCTTTTCTACAATATCTTGCATG GAAAGGTGGTGATGCCACAGAGGGGGTCTGAAACATTTATAAGTGCTATTGGGCATTTGGATGGGCGGATAAACTTATACAAGAGTGAGACGTTAAACAAGGAAATTGGGGAGCCTGATTTCTGGCAGAAAAATGTTCAACTTGGAATAGGACACAGAGCCCTTATGGACCTCTGTATGATGGCTTCAAAGTTGGCCTATGAGAATGCAAAAGTCGTTCAGAATGTCGTAAATATTCACTGGAAG ATGCATTTTGTGGATTTCTACAATTGCTGGAATG ATTTCCAGAAAGAGATGTCCACCCAGGTTTTTATATTGTGCGATAAGCCAAAAGATGCAAACTTGATAGTCATCAGCTTCAGGGGCACAGAGCCTTTTGATGCTGATGACTGGATCACTGATTTTGACTACTCTTGGTACGAGATTCCAAAACTTGGGAAAGTGCACATGGGATTCTTGGAAGCCTTAGGTTTAGGGAGCAGAGCGAAAGCCTCCACATTTCACGAACAACTGTTCATGAATAATCTGAAGTTCACCAAATTAGAAAATGATGCAACTATTGCTCCTTCAGAAAGTTCTGAATCTTCTACTACATTCAATGATTCTGATGGACAGAGTGTGTCAGACCAGTCCTCTGACTCGGAGCGGCTTACTGATACAGGCTCAAAGAAATTCAAACTAGATATACCAGAGAGGACTGCATACTATGTTGTTAGAAGTAAACTCAAAAGGTTACTCAAAGAGCACAGTAATGCAAAATTTGTTGTTACAGGCCATAGCTTGGGCGGAGCATTAGCTATATTATTCCCGACAGTCCTAGTGCTGCATGAGGAGATGAATGTCATGGAACGATTGTTGGGAATATACACATATGGTCAGCCAAGGGTCGGGAACAGGCAGTTAGGGAGATTCATGGAAGCCCATTTGGAACATCCAGTCCCAAAGTACTTCAGGGTTGTTTATTCCAATGATCTTGTGCCAAGATTACCTTATGATAATAAAACATTCCTGTTTAAACACTTTGGGATTTGCCAGTACTACAACAGCTTATACATTGAACAG AATGTCGATGAGGAGCCAAACAGAAACTATTTTGGGCTGCGTTTTCTGATACCGCTGTATCTGAATGCTTGGTGGGAGCTAATCAGAAGCCTTGCAATGGGTCACATGTACGGATCCGAGTATGAGGAGTGTTGGGAATCAGTCCTGCTTCGCGCGCTAGGACTATTCCTTCCTGGTATTTCGGAGCACAGCCCAGTTGATTATGTGAACTCCATCAGACTTGGAAAGAAGAGAAGTGCCTAA